The following coding sequences lie in one Mesorhizobium sp. NZP2298 genomic window:
- a CDS encoding F0F1 ATP synthase subunit epsilon, whose translation MAEAFKFELVSPERLLVSAEVESVVIPGAEGEMTVMAHHAPVMTTIKPGVVTVKTASGGEERYVVFGGFADIVPAGCTLLAESAVAVKDVDRADLARRIQEAKEDAADAKDDQARSKAEQFLSQLTTLEGALIPA comes from the coding sequence ATGGCTGAAGCTTTCAAATTCGAACTGGTCTCGCCGGAGCGCCTGCTGGTTTCCGCCGAGGTCGAATCCGTCGTTATTCCGGGCGCCGAAGGCGAGATGACCGTGATGGCGCATCACGCGCCGGTCATGACCACGATCAAGCCGGGTGTCGTCACGGTGAAGACCGCTTCGGGCGGCGAAGAGCGCTATGTCGTGTTTGGCGGTTTCGCTGACATTGTTCCGGCCGGCTGCACGCTGCTGGCGGAATCGGCGGTCGCGGTGAAGGATGTCGACCGGGCCGATCTCGCCCGCCGCATCCAGGAGGCCAAGGAAGATGCCGCCGACGCCAAGGACGACCAGGCGCGCAGCAAGGCGGAGCAGTTCCTCAGCCAGCTCACCACGCTGGAAGGCGCGCTTATCCCGGCCTGA